One segment of Bacillus alkalisoli DNA contains the following:
- the kynB gene encoding arylformamidase, with translation MKILDISRSLHAKTPTWPGDTPFQFNVNWTKEETGSVNIGSVTMSVHTGTHVDSPFHFDSNGQKVSDMNLVSFVGPAYVIDVQNIQKIKLVDVKEKLATHSNKRILFKTNAWLEDDTFPTSIPTLKLEVIEYLHQLHVPLIGLDLPSVDELDSKELPVHNKLHECNIMILEGLDLSSIDEGEYELIALPLKLNGADGSPVRAILKKEKDVD, from the coding sequence ATGAAAATTCTAGATATATCAAGATCACTTCATGCAAAAACACCAACATGGCCAGGAGATACACCATTCCAATTCAATGTAAATTGGACAAAAGAAGAAACCGGCTCTGTAAATATCGGGAGTGTCACAATGAGTGTTCATACGGGCACTCATGTTGATTCACCATTTCATTTTGACTCAAATGGCCAAAAGGTTTCTGACATGAATCTAGTATCGTTTGTTGGTCCTGCATACGTAATAGATGTACAAAATATACAAAAAATTAAATTAGTTGACGTGAAAGAAAAGTTGGCTACTCATTCGAATAAACGTATACTATTTAAAACAAATGCTTGGTTAGAAGATGATACTTTTCCAACTAGCATACCAACGTTAAAATTAGAAGTAATAGAGTATTTACATCAATTACATGTACCACTTATCGGTCTAGATTTGCCAAGTGTAGACGAATTAGATAGTAAAGAGTTACCGGTTCATAACAAATTACACGAGTGTAACATTATGATATTAGAAGGATTAGACTTAAGCAGTATTGATGAGGGAGAATACGAACTAATTGCACTTCCGTTAAAATTGAACGGGGCAGATGGAAGTCCAGTAAGAGCAATATTGAAGAAGGAAAAGGATGTCGACTAA
- the kynU gene encoding kynureninase, translated as MNVTVNNLKELDKKDVFSTYRNEFYINEGTIYLDGNSLGLMSKRAENSLLKLIESWKTLGIEGWTTGENPWFYFAENLGELSSNLVGAKKEEVIITGSTTSNLHQLLATFYKPNGKKTKILADELNFPSDIYAIQSILNLKGYDPAEHLVQVKSKDGRFIREEDIIAGMTDDIALIILPTVLYRSGQLFNMEKITAEAHKRGIVIGWDGCHSVGAIPHKFHEWKVDFAYWCNYKYLNGGPGSIGALFVHENHFGKTPGLTGWFGSDKNKQFDMEHTFTQANHAGAYQIGTPPILSMAPLLGSLQMYEEVGIDKVREKSLHQTKILMDLIEKELQDYEFTIGNPTDTLERGGHVSLEHEDAARICKALKEFGIVPDFRKPNIIRLAPVAWYTSYEDLGNAISKLKIIMEDKVYEKYSNERGVVA; from the coding sequence ATGAATGTAACAGTAAATAATTTAAAAGAGTTAGATAAGAAAGATGTATTTTCTACATATCGTAATGAATTTTATATAAATGAAGGAACAATCTATTTAGATGGCAATTCTTTAGGGCTAATGTCTAAAAGAGCGGAGAATTCACTATTAAAATTAATTGAATCATGGAAAACACTAGGCATTGAAGGATGGACGACAGGTGAGAATCCGTGGTTTTACTTTGCTGAAAATTTAGGTGAGCTTAGTTCAAACTTAGTTGGAGCAAAAAAAGAAGAAGTAATAATAACCGGATCTACTACAAGTAACCTACACCAATTGTTAGCAACTTTTTACAAACCAAATGGCAAAAAAACAAAGATATTAGCCGATGAATTGAATTTTCCTTCTGATATCTATGCCATTCAAAGTATTTTAAATTTAAAAGGTTATGACCCAGCAGAGCATTTAGTACAAGTGAAAAGTAAAGATGGAAGATTTATTAGAGAAGAAGATATTATAGCTGGGATGACTGACGATATTGCTTTGATCATTTTACCAACCGTATTATACAGAAGTGGTCAACTTTTCAATATGGAAAAAATCACAGCGGAAGCACATAAGCGAGGTATTGTTATCGGATGGGATGGTTGCCATTCTGTTGGTGCAATACCGCATAAATTCCATGAGTGGAAAGTAGATTTTGCCTATTGGTGTAATTATAAGTACTTAAATGGAGGGCCAGGAAGTATTGGTGCTTTATTTGTACATGAGAATCATTTTGGAAAAACACCTGGTCTAACAGGATGGTTCGGCTCTGATAAAAACAAACAATTCGATATGGAACATACTTTTACACAAGCCAACCATGCAGGAGCCTACCAAATCGGAACACCACCAATATTAAGTATGGCTCCATTACTAGGATCCTTACAAATGTATGAAGAAGTTGGTATAGACAAGGTTCGTGAAAAGTCATTGCATCAAACAAAGATCCTAATGGACTTAATTGAAAAAGAATTACAAGATTACGAATTTACAATTGGCAATCCTACAGATACTTTAGAAAGAGGAGGTCATGTGAGCCTTGAGCATGAAGATGCCGCTCGAATATGTAAAGCATTAAAGGAATTCGGAATTGTTCCTGATTTTCGCAAACCAAATATAATCCGACTAGCTCCAGTTGCCTGGTATACCTCTTATGAAGATTTAGGAAATGCAATTTCTAAACTAAAAATAATTATGGAAGACAAAGTATATGAAAAATATTCTAACGAGCGCGGAGTAGTCGCTTAA
- a CDS encoding DUF2639 domain-containing protein has translation MAYYGSKGWFVQQLKQQGITYHPVDKRKLEKYRASTLRQLYWKLVEEKSVQQ, from the coding sequence ATGGCTTATTACGGTTCGAAGGGTTGGTTTGTGCAACAATTAAAGCAACAAGGAATTACCTATCATCCAGTAGATAAAAGAAAATTAGAGAAGTATAGAGCTTCTACACTTCGTCAATTGTATTGGAAGTTAGTAGAGGAAAAGTCAGTACAACAGTAA
- a CDS encoding spore coat protein, with the protein MNDTWLFGNRCDRRCGSQGNRWSALDPKSYHPLSNEDVKQEADQINKVIQESYEQIIIKDSADVEVVTTDTKAAVSLQAAIQAAIVLVLSISIADSSRAERIAQELVQSSKTVQVNRQQTYIENSRGVRVTTTDTDLVVNIQLLIQILVALIARLDIL; encoded by the coding sequence ATGAATGACACATGGTTATTTGGTAACAGATGTGACCGTCGATGTGGAAGTCAAGGTAATAGATGGAGTGCTTTAGACCCTAAGTCTTATCACCCATTATCAAACGAAGATGTTAAACAAGAGGCAGATCAAATTAATAAGGTGATACAAGAGTCTTACGAGCAAATTATTATTAAAGATTCTGCTGACGTTGAGGTTGTAACAACTGATACGAAAGCAGCAGTTTCTTTACAAGCCGCAATCCAAGCAGCTATCGTATTAGTATTAAGTATCTCTATCGCTGATAGCTCGCGCGCAGAAAGAATCGCTCAAGAATTAGTTCAGTCTTCCAAAACAGTTCAAGTAAACCGCCAACAAACGTATATCGAAAACTCTCGTGGTGTAAGAGTGACCACTACTGACACTGACTTAGTAGTAAACATCCAACTGTTAATTCAAATTTTAGTTGCTTTAATTGCTAGACTAGACATTTTGTAA
- a CDS encoding 3D domain-containing protein, producing MKKSILSFVTAAALSGTFAIGASASSEEVTVKKGDTLWDISQKHNISVNDLKEWNNLSSNLIRPDERVKVALTEQYHIQKGDTLSEIALDFKGISWKTLQQWNNIENADLIYAGDVLTVYLKGVPNNNSTSTVETEKKEEKKEVVEKIKTEEKEEQSTSDQTKKEQPSSEKEEVVEEKKAEESNSEEKNSEQSSSDTATAPDKEVAQELTMTATAYTATCEGCSGITSTGINLLENPDMKVVSVDPSVIPLGSKVYVEGYGEAIAGDTGGAIIGNKIDIFIPNLEGAINWGVKEVKVKVYK from the coding sequence ATGAAAAAATCTATCTTATCATTCGTAACAGCAGCCGCTCTTAGTGGAACATTTGCTATTGGCGCAAGTGCATCTTCAGAGGAAGTAACAGTCAAAAAAGGAGATACTCTATGGGATATTTCCCAAAAACATAATATATCTGTAAATGACTTAAAAGAATGGAACAACTTATCTAGTAATCTTATACGACCAGATGAAAGAGTAAAAGTTGCATTAACGGAGCAATATCACATTCAAAAAGGCGACACTTTGTCAGAAATTGCCTTGGATTTTAAAGGTATATCTTGGAAGACGCTGCAACAATGGAACAACATTGAAAATGCAGATTTAATTTATGCAGGAGATGTGTTAACAGTTTATTTAAAAGGTGTTCCAAATAACAACTCTACTTCAACTGTAGAAACAGAAAAGAAGGAAGAGAAGAAAGAAGTAGTAGAAAAAATAAAAACAGAAGAGAAAGAAGAACAATCAACTTCTGATCAAACAAAAAAGGAACAGCCCTCAAGTGAAAAAGAAGAAGTAGTGGAAGAAAAAAAGGCGGAAGAAAGTAATTCTGAGGAGAAAAATTCAGAACAAAGTAGTTCAGATACTGCCACGGCACCTGATAAAGAAGTAGCACAAGAATTAACGATGACTGCAACGGCTTATACAGCAACTTGTGAAGGTTGTTCTGGTATTACTTCAACAGGAATCAACTTACTAGAAAACCCAGACATGAAAGTAGTTTCGGTCGATCCGTCTGTTATTCCTCTTGGCTCTAAAGTATATGTAGAAGGATATGGAGAAGCAATTGCTGGAGACACTGGTGGTGCTATCATTGGCAACAAGATTGATATTTTTATTCCAAATTTAGAAGGTGCCATTAACTGGGGAGTAAAAGAAGTTAAGGTAAAAGTATATAAATAA
- a CDS encoding MFS transporter, translated as MNKKVFLYSKALSDFGSFMDLLVLNVLVLVATGSPVWLAATMAARTIGGVVGSLMSGIVADRYNRRKVMIVTDFLRAGIILLLIPFHDPIMILIASFSIGLISSFFMVSFSSEIPQIFGQNKIIETNSLISRLTSISLVLGFIGAGVISELLGYKLTLAIDAATYAISGVVLMMMKWDTQTTTNTVNAAKGVVEKIHSVFVDMKEVYKYLKVAPMLFMVNIVFLIGAFAGSSHNLGIPLLAESLNEERQTFYYGMIWGVWGIGSVLATYTLPKLTIVRDDRIFFVCFISAILMSVGFISFLSTTIIAIVFIFAFITGVFDASFTTLHTSILQKADNHIRGRVFAVGMLLKSLGFASGFIVAPIVLKELTMPQMVWIFHGTLISVTLVIFLISYRWNKQNSLSLSTKSA; from the coding sequence ATGAATAAGAAAGTTTTTTTATACTCAAAAGCCCTGTCTGACTTCGGTTCATTTATGGACTTACTTGTTTTAAATGTACTCGTATTAGTTGCAACAGGAAGTCCCGTTTGGCTTGCAGCAACAATGGCAGCAAGAACGATAGGTGGAGTAGTTGGGAGCTTAATGTCAGGGATTGTAGCCGATCGATACAATCGAAGAAAAGTTATGATAGTCACAGACTTTTTAAGAGCTGGAATAATCCTACTATTAATACCTTTTCATGATCCAATCATGATATTAATAGCTTCATTTTCCATAGGGTTAATAAGTAGTTTCTTTATGGTGAGCTTTAGTTCCGAAATTCCTCAAATTTTTGGTCAAAATAAAATAATTGAAACAAACTCCTTAATTTCTAGGTTAACTTCTATTAGTTTAGTACTTGGCTTTATCGGAGCTGGTGTAATATCAGAATTACTTGGATACAAGTTAACACTCGCTATTGATGCGGCCACATATGCGATTTCAGGTGTTGTATTAATGATGATGAAATGGGATACACAAACGACTACAAATACTGTAAATGCTGCAAAAGGTGTTGTGGAGAAAATACACTCGGTATTCGTTGATATGAAAGAAGTATATAAATATTTAAAAGTTGCACCGATGTTATTTATGGTAAATATCGTTTTTTTAATTGGTGCTTTTGCTGGAAGTTCTCATAATTTAGGGATTCCATTACTTGCTGAATCTTTGAATGAGGAAAGACAAACTTTTTATTATGGGATGATATGGGGAGTTTGGGGAATTGGTTCTGTACTTGCAACTTACACTCTCCCTAAGTTGACGATCGTACGTGACGATAGGATATTCTTTGTTTGCTTTATCTCAGCCATACTTATGTCAGTAGGATTTATCTCCTTTCTATCAACGACAATTATAGCAATTGTGTTCATATTTGCTTTCATCACAGGTGTGTTTGATGCTAGTTTTACAACACTTCATACAAGTATTTTACAAAAGGCAGATAATCATATAAGAGGTCGAGTGTTTGCTGTAGGAATGTTATTAAAATCACTTGGGTTTGCATCTGGTTTTATTGTAGCACCTATTGTTTTGAAAGAGCTAACAATGCCACAAATGGTGTGGATATTTCACGGTACACTAATTTCAGTAACACTTGTAATTTTTCTCATTTCTTACCGTTGGAATAAGCAAAATAGTTTATCGTTATCTACTAAAAGTGCATAA
- a CDS encoding NAD(P)/FAD-dependent oxidoreductase, translated as MNLQSGKLYWSETVENTPTYPKLEENIVCDVLIIGAGSSGAQVAFMLKDSGLNIVVVDKRKVGTGSTSTNTSLIQYLGDKTVTQLVNTFGEKKTFRHFKLCEQAIQDIESISNTLPINPDYIRRDSLYYASYEEDINGLKSDYNYLKKHDFKVDWLDENDIAEKYPFKKRAAIYSYNDGEMNPLKYVYGLLEACKESGVRVYEQTVINSRSIKKEGAVLYTEGHHEIQTKHVVFACGYESIDFKKQKNAVIESSYAMITTPISDFSSWYNKTLIWETARPYIYMRTTPDNRVIIGGLDESTDDAEKRDSKIIHKRDKLLKEFNKLFPDFNVEADYYLGAYYGGTHDGLPIIGIHHENPNCYYIYGYGDNGTVYNYVLGKIVVDLIKYGKSENLDLYLQSRQQN; from the coding sequence ATGAATTTACAATCGGGGAAGCTTTACTGGAGTGAAACAGTTGAAAACACTCCAACCTATCCAAAGCTAGAAGAAAACATTGTGTGTGATGTGTTAATTATCGGTGCAGGAAGCTCAGGGGCTCAAGTTGCTTTTATGCTAAAAGATAGCGGATTAAACATTGTCGTAGTGGATAAAAGAAAAGTGGGTACTGGAAGCACTAGTACGAATACTTCTTTAATTCAATATTTAGGCGATAAAACCGTTACACAACTCGTAAATACGTTTGGAGAAAAGAAAACATTTCGCCATTTCAAGCTATGTGAACAAGCAATCCAGGATATCGAATCTATTTCAAACACATTGCCAATAAACCCTGACTATATTAGAAGAGACAGCTTATATTATGCAAGTTACGAAGAGGATATAAATGGATTAAAAAGTGATTATAATTATTTAAAAAAACATGATTTTAAAGTGGATTGGTTAGATGAGAATGATATTGCAGAAAAATATCCTTTTAAAAAACGTGCAGCAATATATTCATACAATGACGGAGAAATGAATCCTTTAAAATATGTGTATGGCTTACTAGAAGCTTGTAAAGAGAGTGGAGTTCGTGTATATGAACAAACAGTAATAAACAGCCGTTCTATTAAAAAGGAAGGTGCTGTTCTATATACAGAGGGGCATCATGAAATTCAAACTAAACATGTTGTATTTGCATGTGGTTATGAAAGCATAGATTTTAAGAAACAAAAAAATGCCGTTATCGAAAGCTCTTACGCAATGATTACGACACCAATATCGGATTTTTCAAGTTGGTACAACAAAACATTAATTTGGGAAACAGCTAGACCTTACATATATATGAGGACAACGCCAGATAACCGTGTCATTATTGGAGGGTTAGATGAATCAACAGACGATGCAGAGAAACGTGACAGTAAGATTATTCATAAACGAGATAAGCTTTTAAAGGAATTTAACAAGCTGTTTCCAGATTTTAATGTAGAAGCAGATTATTATTTGGGTGCATACTACGGCGGAACGCATGATGGGTTACCCATTATAGGAATACATCATGAAAATCCAAACTGTTACTACATTTACGGATATGGAGATAACGGAACGGTATACAATTATGTACTTGGAAAAATTGTAGTGGACTTAATAAAATATGGAAAAAGTGAAAATCTTGATTTATACTTACAATCAAGACAACAAAATTAA
- a CDS encoding transcriptional regulator SplA domain-containing protein codes for MDYSESTSYSAGEVVYLFYRNPHTQNVASIQQAQVVDDPHNDGELALFLYDTYYPLSNEFVLFKTEEEAESLYNEYFGPTYG; via the coding sequence ATGGATTATTCAGAAAGTACATCGTATAGCGCTGGTGAAGTTGTGTATTTGTTTTATCGAAACCCACACACTCAAAATGTAGCGTCTATCCAACAAGCTCAAGTAGTGGATGACCCACATAATGATGGAGAGCTCGCTTTATTCTTATATGATACTTATTATCCTTTATCGAATGAATTTGTCCTTTTTAAGACGGAAGAAGAGGCCGAAAGTTTGTATAATGAATATTTCGGGCCGACTTATGGTTAG
- the splB gene encoding spore photoproduct lyase, translating to MIKPFVPQLVFFEPKALEYPLGAELKKKFETMGLEIRETTSHNQIRNLPGDNDFQKYRIAKSTLVVGIRKTLKFDTSKPSAEYAIPFATGCMGHCHYCYLQTTMGSKPYIRTYVNVEDIFDQADKYMAERAPEITRFEASCTSDIVGIDHLTHTLKRAIEFFGTKDHGLLRFVTKFHHVDHLLDADHQGKTRFRFSINADYVIKNFEPGTSPLDLRIEAAAKVANADYPLGFIVAPIYIHEGWQEGYKVLFQKLYEKLPKKATENLTFELIQHRFTKPAKRVIQQNYPMTKLELDEAKRQYKWGKYGIGKYVYQKDEATEIKETLSEYINAYFPQAKIEYFT from the coding sequence ATGATAAAACCATTTGTTCCCCAATTAGTATTTTTTGAACCTAAGGCTTTAGAGTATCCTTTAGGGGCTGAACTAAAAAAGAAATTTGAAACGATGGGGCTAGAAATACGAGAAACAACTTCCCATAATCAAATTCGAAACTTACCAGGGGATAATGATTTCCAAAAATATCGTATCGCAAAATCTACCCTTGTAGTAGGAATAAGAAAAACGTTAAAGTTTGATACTTCTAAACCTTCAGCTGAATATGCCATTCCGTTCGCTACTGGTTGTATGGGTCATTGTCATTATTGCTATTTACAAACTACTATGGGCAGCAAGCCCTATATTCGGACGTATGTAAATGTTGAGGATATATTTGATCAAGCAGATAAATACATGGCAGAACGAGCTCCTGAAATTACACGATTTGAAGCATCTTGTACATCCGATATTGTTGGAATTGATCATTTAACACATACTCTTAAACGGGCTATTGAATTTTTTGGTACAAAGGATCATGGTTTGCTTCGCTTTGTAACAAAATTCCATCATGTTGATCATTTATTAGATGCGGATCATCAAGGAAAAACACGTTTTCGTTTTAGCATAAATGCAGATTACGTAATAAAAAACTTCGAACCTGGTACTTCGCCTTTAGATTTGCGCATCGAAGCAGCTGCGAAGGTGGCAAATGCCGACTATCCATTAGGGTTTATAGTAGCTCCTATTTATATTCATGAAGGATGGCAAGAAGGTTATAAGGTACTTTTTCAAAAGCTATATGAAAAATTGCCTAAAAAAGCTACAGAAAATTTAACTTTTGAATTGATTCAGCATCGATTTACAAAACCCGCTAAGCGTGTTATCCAACAAAATTATCCGATGACAAAATTAGAACTAGACGAAGCTAAAAGGCAATATAAATGGGGGAAATACGGAATTGGAAAGTATGTTTATCAAAAAGATGAAGCTACAGAAATAAAAGAAACGTTATCAGAATATATAAATGCTTATTTTCCACAAGCAAAAATTGAATATTTTACTTAA
- a CDS encoding CBO0543 family protein, translating into MKSRKPLWMLTVLGLLLVIVSFTLGRKRLKDWLLVYLFISVTASLIGSAVAGKKLIIYPVRLLSEFFKSSVLFDYLLLPITCVIYNQITSYKGFSPSLIFAFIFTIPMSALELYIERKTKYVEYIRWNIFYTFTSMTITFWMSKFFTMILNRLKNNDAIEKTTL; encoded by the coding sequence TTGAAAAGTAGAAAACCTCTTTGGATGCTAACGGTGCTCGGTTTGTTATTAGTGATTGTCTCCTTTACGCTTGGTAGGAAGCGATTAAAAGACTGGTTGCTTGTCTATTTATTTATCTCCGTCACAGCAAGTCTAATTGGGAGTGCGGTGGCGGGTAAAAAATTAATTATTTATCCAGTTCGTCTTTTAAGCGAATTCTTTAAAAGTAGTGTTCTATTCGATTATTTACTATTACCAATCACTTGTGTTATTTACAACCAAATTACAAGTTATAAAGGTTTTTCACCATCCTTAATATTTGCTTTTATCTTTACTATTCCGATGTCGGCATTGGAGCTCTATATAGAAAGGAAGACAAAATATGTTGAATATATAAGGTGGAATATCTTTTATACTTTTACTTCTATGACCATAACATTTTGGATGTCTAAGTTTTTCACAATGATACTGAATCGCTTAAAAAATAACGATGCAATCGAAAAAACCACGCTTTGA
- a CDS encoding M42 family metallopeptidase: MAFEPNTKSTIEIIKQLVSIPSPSGNTTKVIEFVEDFLKDFDVEMKRNRKGGLLVTLQGASNYEHRMLTAHVDTLGAMVKEVKSNGRLKLSMIGGFRWNSVEGEYCEIETSTGKKYTGTILMHQTSVHVYKNAGDAPRNENNIEVRIDEKVTSADEVRALGIEVGDFISFDPRVQVTESGYLKSRHLDDKASVGIILNLIATIKNEGITLPYTTHFLISNNEEIGYGGNSNISPETIEYLAVDMGALGDGQSSDEYTVSICVKDSSGPYHYGLRKHLVQIAEENGVEYKLDIYPFYGSDASAAIRSGHDIVHGLIGPGIESSHAFERTHETSIANTEKLLWYYVQSPLVSY, from the coding sequence ATGGCATTTGAACCTAACACAAAAAGTACAATCGAAATTATTAAACAACTTGTATCCATTCCAAGTCCTTCTGGAAACACAACAAAAGTAATTGAATTTGTAGAAGACTTCCTGAAAGATTTTGATGTGGAAATGAAGCGAAATCGAAAAGGTGGTTTACTAGTAACATTACAAGGTGCAAGCAATTATGAACACCGCATGCTAACTGCTCACGTAGACACATTAGGTGCGATGGTAAAAGAAGTAAAATCTAACGGCCGCCTAAAACTGTCGATGATTGGTGGATTTCGATGGAACTCTGTAGAAGGTGAATATTGTGAAATAGAAACTTCTACTGGGAAAAAGTACACGGGTACCATCTTAATGCACCAAACTTCCGTACACGTATATAAAAATGCAGGAGACGCGCCTAGAAATGAAAATAATATCGAAGTGCGGATTGATGAGAAAGTAACCTCTGCGGATGAAGTACGTGCTTTAGGAATTGAAGTAGGAGACTTTATATCATTCGACCCACGAGTACAAGTAACAGAAAGTGGCTACTTAAAATCACGTCATTTAGATGATAAAGCAAGCGTCGGCATTATACTTAACCTTATTGCTACAATTAAAAATGAAGGAATTACATTGCCATATACAACACATTTCCTTATTTCAAACAATGAAGAAATTGGATACGGCGGTAACTCCAACATCTCACCAGAAACGATTGAATATTTAGCAGTAGACATGGGAGCTTTAGGAGATGGACAGTCATCAGATGAATATACAGTCTCTATTTGTGTGAAAGACTCAAGTGGACCTTATCACTACGGTTTAAGAAAACATCTCGTACAAATTGCAGAAGAAAACGGTGTAGAATACAAACTAGATATTTATCCGTTTTACGGTTCAGATGCTTCTGCAGCAATCCGCTCAGGACACGATATCGTTCACGGATTGATTGGGCCTGGAATCGAATCATCGCACGCTTTCGAACGTACACATGAAACATCAATTGCTAACACAGAAAAACTACTATGGTATTACGTACAATCACCATTAGTAAGTTATTGA
- a CDS encoding GNAT family N-acetyltransferase, translating to MSFISVFEAEEETRDKEELKQDLERTEFQLFRMQDNMKEIAKQWHVIGIDQTKDDNWVIVYTDQDEHSCKIMLNDCQSAYRGSWDFSIHAKYEENNTIFIGDIKGPQNMGYGSICMNYLKEVAKEQNIQYITGDIAERDWNHVDRLVHFYEKHNFEVELDKDNKCGEIVCRPFEES from the coding sequence ATGTCCTTCATAAGCGTATTTGAAGCAGAGGAAGAGACGAGAGATAAAGAAGAGTTGAAACAGGATTTAGAGAGAACAGAATTTCAACTTTTTAGAATGCAAGATAATATGAAAGAAATTGCCAAACAATGGCACGTAATTGGTATTGACCAAACAAAAGACGATAATTGGGTTATTGTATATACTGATCAAGATGAACACTCGTGTAAGATTATGCTAAATGATTGCCAATCGGCATACCGTGGCTCTTGGGACTTCTCTATACATGCGAAATACGAAGAAAACAACACCATCTTTATCGGGGATATTAAAGGACCTCAAAATATGGGATACGGCTCCATTTGTATGAACTACTTAAAAGAAGTAGCAAAAGAACAAAACATACAATATATTACTGGAGATATCGCCGAAAGAGATTGGAATCATGTCGATCGATTAGTTCACTTTTATGAGAAGCATAATTTTGAAGTGGAATTAGATAAAGATAATAAATGTGGAGAGATTGTTTGTAGACCTTTTGAAGAATCTTAA
- a CDS encoding SCP2 sterol-binding domain-containing protein translates to MSVKQHLVDLQKKMNANPEGIERLNSVYQFDLTGDVDEQYQVKFENGKAELIETTQLEPDCTLQLSGENLLKLLRGNFNTTMAFMTGKLKVKGDITLALKLQAALEKYS, encoded by the coding sequence ATGTCAGTAAAACAGCATTTAGTGGACTTACAAAAAAAGATGAACGCGAATCCTGAAGGAATAGAGCGATTAAATTCAGTTTATCAGTTTGATTTGACTGGAGATGTAGATGAGCAATATCAAGTGAAATTTGAAAACGGTAAAGCAGAATTAATAGAAACAACTCAATTAGAACCAGATTGTACACTACAACTTTCAGGAGAAAATTTGTTGAAATTGTTAAGAGGAAATTTTAATACAACAATGGCATTTATGACAGGTAAATTAAAGGTTAAAGGGGATATTACACTAGCTCTGAAATTACAAGCAGCTCTAGAAAAATATTCATGA